One region of Marivirga arenosa genomic DNA includes:
- a CDS encoding TlpA family protein disulfide reductase: protein MNRINLFSLSLLVLIAVACSQQPEKKSTKIIGQIFNQEEGQASLELMDTTIYVNLDSSGSFSSVLPIDTVQSVIFHHGKEISNLYIRPGDDLSLTVDSNKFDETLKYTGKGAKINNFLASMELMNDSLKSLIELTKLEEDSFLVAYQRNFQEKENALQNAEVDDEAFVKWYLGSNKWELAFGLLSYPAYRSQFLKEEFTPSDKYFSYEDSLNLYDPSNLIYKNYIPYIQRRISKNMMWRFEGKGPQDVSVFIMASVEEIKDIPNEAIKEELLFRLVDRSIIQLKTEDRNILLTEWKALNPSEDRLRKVKKQLSFLDNLAKGRPAPGFTYANTEGNTVNLKDFRGKVVYIDVWATWCGPCIKEHPDMEKLQAQFEEEEVAFVSISIDESPEPWIKMVKEKGLGGHHLYADGAWKSTIIKDYGIIGIPRFILIDQKGNIVDSNAERPSGDIASEISALLDSGNAS, encoded by the coding sequence TTGAATTAATGGATACTACAATTTATGTTAATCTTGATTCAAGTGGCAGCTTTTCATCTGTTCTACCTATCGATACTGTTCAAAGTGTTATTTTTCATCATGGAAAAGAAATATCCAATTTATACATAAGACCCGGTGATGATTTAAGCTTGACTGTTGATTCAAATAAATTTGATGAAACGCTAAAGTATACAGGTAAAGGTGCTAAAATCAATAATTTTTTAGCTTCTATGGAATTGATGAATGATAGTCTTAAATCGTTGATTGAATTAACTAAATTAGAGGAAGACAGTTTTTTAGTGGCTTATCAAAGAAATTTTCAGGAAAAAGAAAATGCATTACAAAATGCTGAAGTTGATGATGAAGCATTTGTTAAGTGGTATTTAGGAAGTAATAAATGGGAATTAGCTTTTGGTCTCTTATCCTACCCTGCTTATAGATCGCAATTTCTTAAAGAAGAGTTCACACCATCAGACAAATATTTCTCTTATGAAGATTCACTAAATCTATATGATCCATCTAACTTAATATACAAAAATTATATCCCTTATATACAAAGAAGAATTTCAAAAAATATGATGTGGCGCTTTGAAGGTAAAGGCCCACAAGATGTTAGTGTCTTTATTATGGCATCAGTAGAGGAAATAAAAGATATTCCAAATGAAGCAATAAAAGAAGAATTATTATTTCGCTTAGTCGACAGAAGCATAATTCAACTTAAAACGGAAGATAGAAATATTTTACTTACCGAATGGAAAGCGCTCAATCCATCGGAAGACCGTTTAAGAAAAGTTAAAAAGCAACTCTCATTTCTAGATAATTTGGCAAAAGGAAGGCCTGCTCCAGGTTTTACCTATGCAAATACTGAAGGCAATACTGTAAACTTAAAAGATTTCAGAGGAAAAGTAGTTTATATAGACGTATGGGCTACATGGTGCGGACCTTGCATTAAAGAACACCCTGATATGGAGAAGCTTCAAGCGCAATTTGAGGAGGAAGAAGTGGCATTCGTTTCCATTAGTATTGATGAGTCACCTGAGCCTTGGATAAAAATGGTGAAAGAAAAAGGATTAGGAGGGCACCACCTTTATGCTGATGGTGCTTGGAAATCTACTATAATTAAAGATTATGGTATTATAGGAATACCTCGTTTTATTCTAATAGATCAGAAAGGTAACATTGTGGATTCTAATGCTGAAAGACCATCAGGAGATATTGCTTCTGAAATAAGTGCGTTATTAGATTCTGGAAACGCGAGTTAA
- a CDS encoding DUF3592 domain-containing protein, which produces MKIGINLMPRELSFYNRLKIYFSIAPFIFGEVALIFGISALIHVEGSSENLVIGIILLIVGFYFTYRKVKTIIRGIKTIRYGHSVTANLSYILNSSFVHNSRVVKNYFFNYKVDDKIYTYDFSSAYRRHLETGDKMEIYYLPSNPEYAFIPELYNVKIK; this is translated from the coding sequence ATGAAAATTGGAATTAACCTTATGCCAAGAGAGCTTTCTTTTTACAATCGGTTAAAAATTTACTTTAGTATAGCTCCTTTTATTTTTGGAGAAGTAGCGTTGATTTTTGGTATTTCTGCTTTAATTCATGTTGAAGGGAGTTCAGAAAATTTGGTAATTGGAATAATCTTACTAATTGTAGGTTTTTATTTTACATATAGAAAAGTTAAAACTATAATAAGAGGAATTAAAACTATTAGATATGGCCATTCAGTAACTGCTAATTTATCATACATTTTAAATTCATCCTTTGTACACAATAGCCGAGTAGTTAAAAATTACTTTTTCAATTATAAGGTGGATGATAAAATTTATACGTATGATTTTAGCTCAGCTTATAGGAGACATTTGGAAACAGGAGATAAAATGGAAATTTATTATCTGCCTTCTAACCCAGAATATGCATTTATTCCGGAGTTGTATAATGTTAAGATAAAATAA
- a CDS encoding WD40/YVTN/BNR-like repeat-containing protein, which yields MRKPSIKLWISFLLAFCCYFTVVAQQVDLEKLKGIDVRSIGPAGMSGRITAIDVVNDNPQVMYVGSASGGLWKSESGGVDWKPVFDEEQILSIGAVAIQQDNPDVIWVGTGEGNPRNSSNGGYGLYKSMDGGKSWKLMGLEKTRNIHRIRIDPSNPNTVYVGAIGSPWGEHPERGVFKTTDGGKSWTKSLFVDNKTGVAELIMDPNNPNKLFAAMWEHRRKPWTFTSGGPGSGLYMTVDGGENWKELTDEDGLPKGDLGRIGLAISAADSKTVYALVESKKNALYKSTDGGYKWEMINSDMGEIGNRPFYYAELYADPSNENRVYTIFTYVNVSEDGGKSFKELMPAYGTDVGVHPDHHAWYIHPKNPDMMLDGNDGGLNITYDGGETWRFVQNLPVGQFYHINVDNDYPYNVYGGMQDNGSWIGPAYVWKAQGIRNSYFQELAFGDGFDVVPDPDNSRYGFAQSQQGFVVRYDRETGNNQIVRPTHPEKDVLLRFNWNAAIAQNPFDNSSVYFGSQFLHKTTDKGQTWEIISPDLTTNDPEKQKQFESGGLTYDATGAENNTTITAIAPSSLKEEVIWVGTDDGNIQLTQDGGQSWNKVSTNIKGFPAESWVAQIQASTYNAGEAFVVVNNYRNFDFKPYLFHTTNYGKSWTNLTSGDEVWTYTLSVVQDPEEPNLMFLGTDGGLYFSINKGQNWQKWTNDYPNVPTRDMMIHPREHDLVIGTFGRAIYVMDDIRPLRELATEGKSVLDQPLKLFTPPTAYQAVNQQPSGSRFGANALFNGENRNSNAMISYLINKPEQKEEEEDKKEEEEENDEKKVSYDSLKLKVYTMDGELIRTLRNKTPKENGLHRMYWRMDEAGSRGPSRRLTKEDAEEAGGVDVMPGKYKLVLHFGEHKDSTEIEVQFDPRLEVDRADLQARYDFIKEIEEMQVTAYEASQRILEAKETADHYIKWMKEKDKEAFKEEIKASKAIKDSLEVLFEPFVGEDFSEKQGIIRTPIPDIGDRIGNAYYYTAASFDKPGDTQKRLKKQAEEALKPAIEALNKFFAEDWKAYQEKISELDLSLFEEYEAIEVKE from the coding sequence ATGAGGAAACCTTCAATAAAACTATGGATTAGCTTCTTGTTAGCCTTCTGCTGCTATTTTACAGTAGTTGCTCAACAAGTAGACTTAGAGAAATTAAAAGGCATTGATGTTCGCAGTATCGGACCAGCCGGTATGAGTGGACGTATTACAGCCATTGATGTGGTGAATGATAATCCACAAGTAATGTATGTAGGCTCAGCTTCTGGTGGCCTTTGGAAATCAGAAAGCGGAGGAGTAGACTGGAAACCAGTCTTCGATGAAGAACAAATTTTATCAATTGGAGCAGTAGCTATTCAGCAGGATAATCCGGATGTGATCTGGGTTGGGACTGGTGAAGGTAACCCAAGAAATAGTTCTAATGGAGGTTATGGCTTATACAAATCAATGGATGGTGGTAAAAGCTGGAAATTGATGGGCCTAGAAAAGACTCGTAATATTCATAGAATCAGAATTGACCCTAGCAATCCCAATACGGTTTATGTAGGTGCTATCGGTTCACCCTGGGGAGAGCATCCTGAAAGAGGTGTTTTCAAAACCACTGATGGTGGTAAAAGCTGGACGAAAAGCTTATTTGTAGATAATAAAACAGGTGTTGCGGAACTGATTATGGATCCTAATAATCCGAATAAGTTATTTGCAGCAATGTGGGAACATAGAAGAAAGCCATGGACATTTACATCCGGTGGTCCAGGTTCTGGTTTATACATGACAGTTGATGGAGGTGAAAACTGGAAAGAATTAACGGATGAAGATGGTCTTCCAAAAGGAGATTTAGGAAGAATAGGATTAGCGATTTCTGCTGCAGATTCTAAAACGGTTTATGCTTTAGTGGAATCAAAGAAAAATGCTTTATATAAATCAACTGATGGCGGTTATAAGTGGGAAATGATCAACTCAGATATGGGTGAAATTGGAAACCGTCCATTTTATTATGCCGAATTGTATGCTGATCCCTCTAATGAAAATAGAGTGTATACCATTTTCACTTATGTAAATGTGAGTGAAGATGGCGGAAAGTCATTTAAAGAATTAATGCCAGCTTACGGTACTGATGTAGGGGTTCACCCTGATCACCATGCTTGGTATATTCACCCGAAAAACCCTGATATGATGTTAGATGGAAATGACGGGGGATTAAACATCACTTATGACGGAGGAGAAACCTGGAGATTTGTACAAAATCTACCAGTAGGACAGTTCTACCATATTAATGTAGATAATGATTATCCTTATAATGTTTATGGGGGTATGCAGGACAATGGTAGCTGGATCGGGCCAGCTTACGTTTGGAAAGCCCAAGGTATCCGTAATTCTTATTTCCAGGAGTTAGCCTTTGGGGATGGTTTTGATGTAGTACCTGATCCTGATAATTCAAGATATGGATTTGCACAATCACAGCAAGGTTTTGTAGTTCGCTACGATAGAGAAACTGGCAATAATCAAATTGTAAGACCAACGCATCCTGAAAAAGATGTTTTATTAAGATTCAACTGGAATGCAGCTATTGCTCAAAATCCATTTGATAATAGCTCAGTGTATTTTGGAAGTCAGTTTTTACATAAGACTACTGACAAGGGACAAACTTGGGAAATTATCTCACCAGATTTAACAACCAATGATCCAGAAAAACAAAAGCAATTTGAAAGTGGGGGATTAACCTATGATGCTACAGGGGCTGAAAATAATACTACCATTACTGCTATCGCTCCATCTTCATTGAAAGAAGAAGTGATATGGGTGGGTACCGATGATGGTAACATTCAACTAACCCAAGATGGTGGTCAGTCATGGAATAAGGTAAGTACCAATATTAAGGGATTCCCTGCTGAATCATGGGTAGCTCAAATCCAAGCTTCTACTTATAATGCTGGAGAAGCATTTGTGGTAGTGAATAATTATAGAAATTTCGATTTCAAACCTTATTTATTCCACACTACCAATTATGGTAAAAGCTGGACTAATTTAACTTCAGGTGATGAGGTATGGACTTATACGTTAAGTGTAGTGCAAGATCCTGAAGAGCCTAACTTAATGTTCTTAGGAACCGATGGAGGTTTGTATTTCAGTATCAACAAAGGACAGAATTGGCAAAAATGGACCAATGACTACCCTAATGTACCTACTCGTGATATGATGATTCATCCAAGAGAGCATGATTTAGTAATTGGAACTTTTGGTAGAGCAATCTATGTGATGGATGATATCCGTCCGTTAAGAGAACTGGCTACAGAAGGTAAATCTGTATTAGATCAACCCTTAAAACTATTTACTCCACCTACAGCCTATCAGGCGGTAAACCAGCAGCCGAGTGGTTCTCGCTTTGGAGCGAATGCCCTTTTTAATGGAGAAAATAGAAACTCTAATGCCATGATTTCTTATCTGATCAATAAGCCTGAGCAAAAAGAAGAGGAAGAGGATAAGAAGGAGGAAGAAGAGGAAAATGATGAGAAGAAAGTTTCTTATGACTCATTAAAGTTGAAGGTTTATACTATGGATGGAGAGTTGATCCGTACATTGAGAAATAAGACACCTAAAGAGAATGGCTTACATCGTATGTATTGGAGAATGGATGAGGCAGGAAGCAGAGGGCCTAGTAGAAGATTAACGAAAGAAGATGCAGAAGAAGCAGGTGGGGTAGATGTAATGCCGGGTAAATACAAATTGGTTTTACACTTTGGTGAACATAAAGATTCTACTGAGATAGAAGTTCAGTTCGATCCGCGTTTAGAGGTAGATAGAGCAGACTTGCAAGCACGTTATGATTTCATCAAAGAAATTGAGGAAATGCAAGTAACGGCTTATGAGGCAAGCCAAAGAATTTTGGAAGCTAAGGAAACTGCTGATCACTATATCAAATGGATGAAGGAAAAAGATAAAGAAGCCTTCAAAGAAGAGATTAAAGCAAGCAAGGCTATTAAGGATTCCCTAGAGGTATTGTTTGAGCCATTTGTTGGTGAAGACTTTAGCGAAAAGCAAGGTATTATTAGAACTCCAATTCCAGATATAGGCGATAGAATTGGAAATGCGTATTATTATACTGCTGCTAGCTTTGATAAACCGGGTGATACTCAGAAGCGTTTGAAAAAGCAGGCTGAGGAAGCATTAAAGCCTGCTATTGAAGCCCTTAATAAATTCTTCGCAGAAGACTGGAAAGCCTATCAAGAGAAAATCAGCGAATTAGATCTTTCCCTTTTTGAAGAGTACGAAGCAATTGAAGTAAAAGAATAA
- a CDS encoding SgcJ/EcaC family oxidoreductase, with translation MDHLELNSPEDIPNTFIDAWNEKDARKLASIFDEDAEFINVTGLWWHDRESIFQAHDYGLKVIFKDSTLTLRKSKVKYLSDSIAVVNARVHLEGQTNVNDVQAQDRNTIFTFVVHQNEQGYWTCASAQNTDVVPGKETHIIDEEGNMKAVDYRKR, from the coding sequence ATGGATCATTTAGAATTGAATTCTCCAGAAGATATACCCAATACTTTCATCGATGCCTGGAATGAAAAAGATGCCAGGAAATTAGCTTCTATTTTTGATGAGGATGCAGAATTTATAAATGTTACTGGGCTATGGTGGCATGACAGAGAATCTATATTTCAAGCTCATGATTATGGCCTGAAAGTCATTTTCAAAGACTCTACCTTAACTTTAAGAAAATCAAAAGTAAAATACTTGTCTGATTCTATAGCTGTGGTAAATGCCAGAGTCCATCTAGAAGGACAAACTAATGTAAATGATGTTCAAGCTCAAGATCGAAATACCATTTTCACTTTTGTTGTACATCAAAATGAGCAGGGCTACTGGACTTGCGCTTCAGCTCAAAATACGGATGTTGTACCCGGTAAAGAAACACATATTATAGATGAAGAAGGAAATATGAAGGCAGTGGATTATAGAAAGAGATAA
- the infB gene encoding translation initiation factor IF-2 → MSEEKMMRLSLAARKLNVGLSTITDFLGKKGYEVDSKPNSKISEEQFGMLAKEFASSAQEKEEASSLSIGKKHNSNVVIDSEAEKSKEAEKEDDEDKVLIKNAGESKEKPAAEQKPVEESSAKKEEEKKEDDVYRSESHKLSGPKVLGKIDLDDKKAKKKEETPKEEPKKPKEEPKEEKPEVKGEEKKEETPKEDKKVEAPKAEKEEPKVEEKKEKEPEQPKAEEKKETPKEEKKEEAPKAEKPKTDEKSDKESKSVEEQKDSTISAKADSLKGLTVLGKIELPKEKEKKGKKGVKPVASSDDKKENRRGKRPRKRIASNKPQDARAKGGGQGQGANRGGGSDRNRGRKGRVEKAEPTEKEIQEQIKQTMARLSGKSPGASGNRSKYRKEKRQTQADKREGDLQQQEQEAKILKTTEFISANDLASLMDVSVNDVIGKCMNLGIFASINQRLDAETITIIADEFGYDVKFTEADDETEVVEEEDRPEDLTDRAPIVTIMGHVDHGKTSLLDFIRESKVTAGEAGGITQHIGAYDVMTDSGKKVAFLDTPGHEAFTAMRARGAKITDVAIIVVAADDAVMPQTKEAINHAQVAGVPMVIAINKVDKPNANPDKIKEELANINILVEDWGGKYQCQEVSAKTGAGIEDLLEKVLLEAEVLELKANPAKSAVGTVVEAELDKGRGYVTTIMVQAGTLRVGDVVLAGAHYGKVKAMFDHKGKKVDEAGPSTPVLMLGLDGAPQAGDRFNVMESDREARDIANKREQIQREQSMRTKKHITLDEIGRRLAIGSFKELNVIIKGDVDGSIEALSDSLLKLSTEEVQVNIIHKAVGQISESDVLLASASDAIILGFQVRPSQNARRIAENEEIEIRLYSIIYDAINEIKDAMEGMLAPTTEEVITGNIEVREIFKISKIGTVAGCMVTDGYVKRNNKIRLIREGIVKYEGEIDQLKRFKDDVQEVKKGYECGISIKGYNDIKEGDIIEGFEEREVKRKL, encoded by the coding sequence ATGTCAGAAGAAAAAATGATGCGACTCAGCCTTGCGGCAAGAAAATTGAATGTAGGATTATCTACAATCACAGACTTCTTGGGCAAAAAAGGTTATGAGGTGGATAGTAAACCAAACTCCAAAATATCAGAAGAGCAATTTGGTATGCTCGCAAAAGAGTTTGCCTCCTCTGCACAAGAGAAAGAGGAAGCATCCAGTCTGTCCATTGGTAAAAAGCATAATAGCAATGTGGTCATCGATTCAGAGGCAGAAAAAAGCAAAGAGGCGGAAAAGGAAGATGATGAAGACAAAGTATTGATCAAAAATGCTGGTGAATCAAAAGAAAAGCCAGCAGCAGAGCAAAAGCCTGTAGAAGAATCATCTGCTAAAAAAGAGGAAGAGAAAAAGGAAGATGACGTTTACAGATCTGAAAGCCATAAACTTTCTGGCCCCAAAGTATTAGGTAAAATTGACCTAGATGATAAAAAGGCTAAGAAAAAGGAAGAAACTCCAAAAGAAGAGCCTAAGAAGCCTAAAGAGGAACCTAAAGAAGAAAAGCCAGAAGTAAAAGGTGAAGAGAAGAAAGAAGAAACTCCAAAAGAAGATAAAAAAGTTGAGGCTCCTAAGGCAGAAAAAGAAGAGCCAAAGGTAGAGGAGAAAAAGGAAAAAGAGCCAGAGCAACCTAAAGCTGAAGAAAAGAAGGAAACTCCTAAAGAAGAGAAGAAAGAAGAAGCTCCAAAAGCTGAAAAACCTAAAACTGATGAGAAATCTGATAAAGAATCTAAATCAGTGGAGGAACAAAAGGATTCCACGATTTCAGCAAAAGCAGATTCTCTTAAAGGACTTACTGTATTAGGTAAAATTGAATTACCGAAAGAGAAAGAGAAAAAGGGTAAAAAAGGCGTTAAGCCAGTTGCTTCTTCTGATGATAAGAAAGAAAATAGAAGAGGAAAACGACCTAGAAAGAGAATCGCCAGCAATAAACCACAAGATGCAAGAGCAAAAGGTGGTGGTCAAGGCCAAGGCGCAAATAGAGGTGGCGGAAGCGACAGAAATAGAGGTAGAAAAGGTAGAGTAGAAAAGGCTGAGCCTACGGAAAAGGAAATCCAAGAGCAAATTAAACAAACGATGGCTCGTTTGAGTGGTAAATCACCAGGAGCTAGCGGTAATAGATCAAAATATAGAAAGGAAAAGCGTCAAACTCAGGCTGATAAAAGAGAAGGAGATCTTCAACAGCAAGAGCAAGAAGCTAAAATCCTTAAAACAACAGAGTTCATATCAGCAAATGACTTGGCATCATTGATGGATGTAAGTGTAAATGATGTTATAGGTAAATGTATGAACCTTGGTATTTTTGCTTCTATTAATCAAAGATTAGATGCAGAAACCATCACTATAATTGCGGATGAATTTGGCTATGATGTTAAATTCACTGAAGCAGATGATGAAACGGAGGTTGTTGAAGAAGAAGATAGACCAGAAGATCTTACAGATAGAGCTCCGATCGTTACGATCATGGGGCACGTTGACCACGGTAAAACATCATTACTAGATTTTATTAGGGAATCAAAAGTAACTGCAGGTGAAGCCGGTGGTATTACACAGCACATTGGTGCATATGATGTAATGACCGATTCTGGTAAAAAAGTGGCATTCTTAGATACTCCAGGTCACGAGGCCTTTACAGCTATGCGTGCTCGTGGTGCTAAGATCACTGACGTTGCCATAATAGTGGTAGCTGCTGATGATGCTGTGATGCCTCAAACGAAAGAGGCAATTAACCATGCTCAGGTTGCAGGCGTACCAATGGTAATTGCTATTAACAAAGTAGATAAGCCAAATGCTAACCCTGATAAAATTAAGGAAGAATTAGCAAACATTAATATTCTAGTAGAAGACTGGGGTGGTAAATACCAGTGCCAGGAAGTATCGGCCAAAACAGGAGCTGGTATTGAAGACTTATTAGAGAAAGTATTATTAGAAGCTGAAGTACTTGAATTGAAAGCAAATCCAGCTAAATCTGCTGTAGGTACTGTAGTAGAGGCTGAGTTAGATAAAGGTAGAGGTTATGTAACTACTATAATGGTTCAAGCAGGTACCTTGAGAGTAGGAGATGTGGTATTAGCAGGTGCTCATTACGGCAAGGTGAAAGCAATGTTTGACCACAAAGGTAAAAAAGTGGATGAGGCAGGTCCTTCAACACCAGTATTGATGCTTGGTTTAGATGGAGCACCACAAGCAGGTGACCGTTTTAACGTTATGGAAAGTGATCGTGAAGCAAGAGATATTGCGAATAAGCGTGAGCAAATCCAGCGTGAGCAAAGCATGCGTACTAAGAAGCATATTACGCTTGATGAAATTGGCCGTAGATTGGCAATTGGTTCATTTAAGGAATTGAATGTGATCATCAAAGGTGATGTGGATGGTTCAATCGAAGCCTTATCTGATTCATTGTTGAAGCTTTCTACTGAAGAAGTTCAAGTTAACATTATCCATAAAGCTGTAGGGCAGATTTCAGAATCTGATGTATTATTAGCTTCTGCATCCGATGCGATTATCTTAGGTTTCCAGGTTCGACCTTCTCAAAATGCTAGAAGAATAGCAGAGAATGAAGAAATCGAAATCAGGTTATACTCTATCATCTACGATGCGATTAATGAGATCAAAGATGCAATGGAAGGTATGTTGGCACCAACTACTGAAGAAGTAATTACGGGTAATATAGAGGTTCGTGAAATCTTTAAAATCTCTAAAATCGGTACTGTTGCGGGTTGTATGGTAACAGACGGTTATGTGAAGCGTAATAATAAGATCAGATTAATTAGAGAAGGTATTGTGAAGTACGAAGGAGAAATTGATCAATTGAAGCGTTTCAAAGATGATGTTCAGGAAGTGAAGAAAGGATATGAGTGTGGTATTAGTATAAAAGGCTATAACGACATCAAAGAAGGAGATATAATCGAAGGTTTCGAAGAAAGAGAAGTAAAAAGAAAGCTTTAA
- the nusA gene encoding transcription termination factor NusA yields the protein MDTSNLIESFADFARQKNIDRPTMIRILEDVFKTMIRKKYETDDNFDIIINADKGDLEIWRFREIVDDNSEDIWDHDKISLTEARKIEPDFEIGEEVAEEVELEHFGRRAVTTARQTLIQKVKDLEKDILFNKYSELVGEIIAGEVYQILSRETLLTDAEGNELVLLKSEQIPKDRFRKGDSVRAVVHRVEMQNGNPKIILSRTSPVFLERLFEQEVPEVYDELITIKKIVREPGERAKVAVESYDDRIDPVGACVGMKGSRIHSIVRELQNENIDVINYTENMELYIQRALSPAKLSSMKIDEENKRVSVYLKPDQVSLAIGKGGQNIKLASKLVGMEIDVFRELSEAEEEDVLIDEFNDVLEDWVIEELKKVGLDTAKRVLELGREELVRMTDLEEETIDEIFKIFSQEFE from the coding sequence ATGGACACATCAAATTTAATAGAATCGTTTGCCGATTTTGCAAGGCAGAAAAATATCGACCGTCCAACCATGATTCGAATCTTGGAGGATGTATTCAAAACCATGATTCGTAAGAAATACGAAACGGACGATAATTTTGATATTATTATTAATGCCGATAAGGGTGACCTTGAAATCTGGCGTTTCAGAGAAATTGTTGATGATAACTCAGAAGATATCTGGGATCATGATAAAATTAGTTTAACTGAAGCTAGAAAAATTGAGCCTGATTTTGAAATTGGTGAAGAAGTAGCTGAGGAGGTTGAACTAGAGCACTTCGGAAGAAGAGCCGTTACTACAGCTCGTCAAACATTGATTCAGAAGGTAAAAGATCTTGAAAAAGATATTTTATTTAACAAGTATAGTGAATTAGTAGGGGAAATTATCGCTGGTGAAGTATATCAAATCTTAAGCCGTGAAACTTTATTAACAGATGCGGAAGGGAATGAGTTGGTATTACTAAAATCTGAGCAAATCCCTAAAGATAGATTTAGAAAAGGAGATTCTGTTCGTGCCGTTGTTCACAGAGTGGAAATGCAGAATGGTAATCCTAAAATTATATTATCAAGAACTTCTCCGGTTTTCCTTGAGCGTTTATTCGAGCAGGAAGTTCCAGAGGTTTATGATGAATTGATCACCATCAAGAAGATTGTAAGAGAACCAGGCGAAAGAGCGAAAGTAGCCGTGGAATCTTATGATGATAGAATTGACCCAGTAGGAGCTTGTGTGGGGATGAAAGGTTCAAGAATTCACAGTATAGTAAGAGAATTACAGAATGAAAACATTGATGTAATTAATTATACTGAAAATATGGAGCTTTATATTCAGCGTGCATTAAGCCCTGCAAAGTTAAGTTCTATGAAAATTGATGAAGAGAATAAACGAGTTTCAGTATATTTGAAACCTGATCAAGTTTCTTTGGCTATTGGTAAAGGAGGTCAGAACATCAAGCTTGCTAGTAAATTAGTAGGTATGGAAATCGATGTTTTCCGTGAGTTATCTGAAGCGGAGGAAGAAGATGTGTTGATTGATGAATTCAATGATGTTCTTGAAGATTGGGTAATCGAAGAATTGAAGAAAGTTGGGCTTGACACTGCCAAAAGAGTGTTAGAATTAGGAAGAGAAGAGTTAGTTAGAATGACTGACTTAGAAGAAGAAACAATAGACGAGATATTTAAAATATTTAGTCAAGAATTTGAGTAA
- a CDS encoding ribosome maturation factor RimP: MSGLEEKIQSYLAEIITEPEYFIVDIVISGNDKLKIVVLVDGDNGVSIDFCASVSRQLGHKMEEDEVLEKAYVLEVSSPGLDHPLMNARQYQKNIGRKVKVDTKESKSIRGELLEVSEDFILVNQEIKEKGKKKIKHEETKVPFDIIDKTKVLVSFK; this comes from the coding sequence ATGAGTGGTTTAGAAGAAAAAATACAATCTTATTTAGCTGAGATTATCACAGAGCCAGAATATTTTATTGTGGATATTGTGATAAGTGGAAACGATAAATTGAAAATCGTTGTATTGGTGGATGGAGACAATGGCGTATCAATAGATTTTTGCGCTAGCGTAAGCCGACAACTTGGTCATAAGATGGAAGAAGATGAAGTGTTGGAAAAGGCTTATGTGTTAGAAGTTTCATCTCCAGGTTTGGATCATCCATTAATGAATGCTAGACAATATCAGAAGAATATTGGAAGAAAGGTAAAGGTTGATACAAAGGAAAGTAAATCGATAAGAGGCGAATTACTTGAAGTTAGTGAAGACTTTATTCTTGTAAATCAAGAGATAAAGGAAAAAGGAAAAAAGAAAATTAAACATGAGGAAACGAAAGTTCCTTTTGACATTATAGACAAAACAAAAGTCTTGGTTTCATTTAAGTAA